CTGCCAGAAAAACTCCGCCACTTCGCGATTGGCAAGAAGCATAAATTCTTCCACCAGTTTATGAGTGTCCAAACGTTTTTTCTTAAAAATCTTTAGAGGTTTGCCCTCGCTGTCAAGCTCAAATTCAAACTCTTCGGTTTCAAAGTCAATGGCGCCCTGTCTGAATTTTTCTTCTTTCAATTTGTGGGCGATATCGTTCAAAACACGAAGTTCTTTGAAAAACTCGCCTTCTTTTTTATCTAAAACGTCTTGCGCTTCTTCGTAAGTGAAGCGTTTGTCGGAATATATGACCGTCCTGCCAAACCAGCGCGACAAGACGTGTCCGTTTCCATCTATTTCAAAAACAGCCGAAAAGGCCAACCGAGCTTCTTTTGGATTTAGCGAGCAAAGGTCGTTTGATAAAACTTCCGGAAGCATCGGAATGGTTCTGTCCACCAAGTAAACGCTGAAAGCTCTTTCGCGGGCTTCTTTGTCCAAGGCGGAGTCCTCTTTGACGTAATGCGAAACATCGGCGATGTGTATTCCAATCTCGTAAGTCGGGTTTTTGATTTCGGACTTTTGGGCTGGGACTTTTGATGACGCGATTTCGCGAAGCGAAATCGCGTCATCAAAATCTTTCGCCGTTTTAGGGTCTATTGTAAAAGTGGTAACGCCCCGAAAATCCCGCCTGGTTTTTATCTCCTCTTCTTTTATCGGTTTTTCCTGTTTTCCGATTTTTTCCGCCTCTTCTTCTGTCTGGGGGGGAAAGCCGGTTTCAAATCCTTTGCCTAACAGGATTGATTCCATTTCCGCTCGGTGTTCGCCTCTCCGGCCTATGATTTTTATGATTGTGGCTTCAGGATTTTCTCCCTCTTCGTATTTCGTAAGACGAACCAACGTTTTTAAATTTTCCTCCGCCTCTTTCGGAGCGTCCAAAATCAAAAAGTCCTTGTGGATTTTATAATCGTCGGGAACAAGAAAAGTTCTGCCGTTTTCTTTTTTCAAGGTGCCGACGAAGCGTTCTTTGAAACGCTTAACGATTTTTACCACTTTTCCCGCTCTGGTCTTAAACTGCTCTCGGGCGGGGAAGAGGACTACTTCCACTTCGTCTTTATTAAAGGCGGTTTTTGTGTGCGGAACATCTATAAAAATATCGTCCTGAAAATCAGGCACGGCCACATATCCCGCTCCTTTAGATGTGATGCTTATAACTCCGCAAACGACTTTTTCTTCGTTGCTTTTATGTTTTTTAGGATTTTTTCTCACTATGACATCATAGCGTTTTTAAGCTGATTTGACAATGTTGCTTGCGAGTGATGTCTTAATCAGTGCCGGGGCTATGGGGCTTTATGAGGTCGCGCGCCCCTTGTTTTTCTTGCTTGGAATAACAAAGCGTGTTACCATTTCGCTTATGTTAAAAATCCGATTACAGCGTGTCGGTCGCAAAAATGTCCCTGTGTTTAGGGTGGTTTTGACAGACCATAAAAATAGCGCAAAGAGCGGGAAATTCTTGGAGGTTTTGGGTTCATATGACCCTGTGCATAACAAAAAAGAAATCAAGGTAGAGAGAGTGAAGCATTGGCTATCCGTAGGGGCTCGGCCGTCAGAGACGGTTCATAATTTTTTGATTGACAGAAAACTTATTGAGGGCAAGAAGATAAACGTTTTACCAAAAAAACGTCCGATTAAAAAAGAAGAAGAGGCAAAAAGCGAGAGCGTAACTTCCGAGGCGCAATCGGTTCCGGCTGAATCAAAACCTGAAACAGAGTCCTCTTCCGCGGAGACCAAATCGGAAGAAAAAAGTGCCGAATCCGCCGGCGCTTCTACCACGGCAGAAGAAGTGAAAGACAAGGAACCAGATGCGAAAGCGGAGGAGAAACCGCGGGAGGAAAAGAAAGAAGAAGTTCCGGCGCAAGCATAATTGCGGTTTGACTTTTAGGCATTAGAGGGTAAAATATGGGGAATGCAGTATCGTCGAAGGACTGCACGATATTAACAAGAAATAAAAGTTGCAAGTTTGCATACATTTATGTCAAACGAATTGGATGTTCAGTTTTTGGATTTTGTAGTCAAGTCCCTTGTTGACAATCCGAACGACGTTAAAGTTGAAAGGACTGTGGACGAGATGGGAGTACTTCTCACTCTCTCGGTAAATTCGGCTGATATGGGCAAAATTATCGGAAGAATGGGCAACACCGCCAAAGCTATAAGAACTTTGCTTCGCGTGGTTGGAATGAAGAACAATGCCCGCGTTAACCTTAAAATAAACGAACCGGAAGGAGGAATGCGCTCCCAAAGCAGCGCTTCAAAATCAGTGGACGAGGCGATGGAAGATTTGAAGATATAACTTGTAGCGTGTAGCGTATAACGTGTAGCGCAAAGACACAAAAACCGCCTTTGGCGGTTTTTGTTTGGGCTCAACAAACTACGGACTGATGTCCTCTCGCAACAATGGTCTTATTCGTACGAATAGGCGAATAGTTTGAGTGTAGAGAATTCGTAGCCGTCACTTTTTCATGGTCTTCATTTACTTGCTTCCGTTATTTCTTCTTGCCTTTTCCGGCTATCCGCTATACGCTTATTCTAAATAAGAATATGACTTTCCAAATCATCACCCTGTTTCCTGAGGTC
The nucleotide sequence above comes from bacterium. Encoded proteins:
- the rpsP gene encoding 30S ribosomal protein S16; this encodes MLKIRLQRVGRKNVPVFRVVLTDHKNSAKSGKFLEVLGSYDPVHNKKEIKVERVKHWLSVGARPSETVHNFLIDRKLIEGKKINVLPKKRPIKKEEEAKSESVTSEAQSVPAESKPETESSSAETKSEEKSAESAGASTTAEEVKDKEPDAKAEEKPREEKKEEVPAQA
- a CDS encoding VacB/RNase II family 3'-5' exoribonuclease translates to MRKNPKKHKSNEEKVVCGVISITSKGAGYVAVPDFQDDIFIDVPHTKTAFNKDEVEVVLFPAREQFKTRAGKVVKIVKRFKERFVGTLKKENGRTFLVPDDYKIHKDFLILDAPKEAEENLKTLVRLTKYEEGENPEATIIKIIGRRGEHRAEMESILLGKGFETGFPPQTEEEAEKIGKQEKPIKEEEIKTRRDFRGVTTFTIDPKTAKDFDDAISLREIASSKVPAQKSEIKNPTYEIGIHIADVSHYVKEDSALDKEARERAFSVYLVDRTIPMLPEVLSNDLCSLNPKEARLAFSAVFEIDGNGHVLSRWFGRTVIYSDKRFTYEEAQDVLDKKEGEFFKELRVLNDIAHKLKEEKFRQGAIDFETEEFEFELDSEGKPLKIFKKKRLDTHKLVEEFMLLANREVAEFFWQASIKSDKSGKKESPFLYRIHDVPNAEKIGELAVFVRALGHELSISKSGEVTGKDLQALFRQIEGTPNESLIKTAAVRSMAKAIYSTANIGHFGLSFEYYTHFTSPIRRYPDLLVHRMLDRILKNRKVGPDEFVRLEKIAKRSTEKEIAASEAERESRKLKQVEYMSDKIGREF
- a CDS encoding KH domain-containing protein; this translates as MSNELDVQFLDFVVKSLVDNPNDVKVERTVDEMGVLLTLSVNSADMGKIIGRMGNTAKAIRTLLRVVGMKNNARVNLKINEPEGGMRSQSSASKSVDEAMEDLKI